Below is a window of uncultured Sphaerochaeta sp. DNA.
GCGTCTGTGATGAACTGTCACCAAGTGGTCCACCAAAGCACGCATGCTCTCTTCCCCTTCTGCAGTAATGTCACTCATGCCCTGCATGTGCATACCTATCGATACCCTGGGGAGCGCAGACCATGGAGCAAAAAACTTATTCAGGTCCATGGTGGTAAAATATGATGCAAGTGAAGAGGCAACAATAATCAGGCCATCAATGGTCTGCTCGGATGCAAGGTGATATGCGAGGTTGGATGAGGCTTCACTGGCAATAGGGGATCCAAGGCGGGAGCCAATAAAGGAGATGGTTCCCATCTGCCGCTTTGCTGCTTCCCTTTCAATGGCATGCCAGATGGCCGACTGATATTCATCGTCCAAGCCTGCGGTGAATATTCCGATGCAACGCTGTGAATCCTGCATGAAAGATGGCTCCTCCTCACTGGTGTACCTTATCTATGATAGACCATACAAAGGAGTTTGCAAGGATAGGGTTGGAAAATAAACAAAGAGAATTTCTCACTGTTGGATGGAGTCTCTCATGGGCCAAGGTAGCAAGTTATTCAACAGGTTGTTAAAACGAGCGGTACGTGGCGACATATCACGTATCAGGAGGGACGGGCTTCCGTATCAAGATACATCAACTGCATCAGTTTAAAGTAGCCACATATCACCACCAATTCGGCACTCTCCTCAACCAGTGTCATGAGGGATGAACGTGTACCAAGGATATTATATAAATAGGCTTCACCAACTTCCAAGGCCAAGATGGTTCCGATTGCAATTGCAATAATTAATAAGATGCGTTTGAGCTTACCCCAGGTTTCCGAGGCAACAAATCTCATGACATCCCGTACTGTATAAGCAAACAAGACAAATCCACCTAACATAATTGGACCGTATATGAAGACCCATGCGAAGCCTTCCAGGAATGTCCCAGATCCCAAGTTGGTTGCATCTCCAATCTTCTCACCAATCCTTTCATGTATGCCGAGCATCTCGTCAGCAGCCAGGAATACGGCAGCAGCAGTGAGTGCCAGGAAAAAAAGTCTCGAGATTGAAGAAATAACCTTATTGGTATCGGAACGTACTATCGCATAGGCAGGAAGAAAACAGAGAAACATGCCAATCGATTCAAGCCATGTCGCAAACGATCCCTCAATTCTTAGGTCAAGCTCATACCACAAGCCGGTGAAACCTAATGCATCATACTGTGTGAATTCGTTGATGATCATCCAGAGGACCAAAACCATGCTAAGCGTCAACAGTATCTGATAAACATCTTGGAGCATCCGTGTCATTTTCATAATCTAATTTATTTCCTTTTTTCCAGGATGATTTTTTTCTTTCTCTACAATGAAACAGCCAGTACTGTTGGGTTCCCCCTATTGCCAGATGGATAACTGATATGCATCGTCCATGCCTGCGGTGAATATCTCGATGCAACACTTTGAATCGTGCAAAAAAACGCTCCCTTCTCACTGGTGTACCTTACCTATGATAGACCATACAAAGGAGTTTGCAAGGATAGGTTTGAAAATATTACAAAGAAGAAAAGCTCACTAATTATTCCACCGTTCAAGCTTGGGAATGTTTCGTGTAGCCAACCAAGCAAACAGGCCATTGAAGCCATCTGCTTTCATCTCATTCATGCAATACTTCTGCATCTGCTGCGCATTGGTAACCTCTGGTGGTGTCAGGAATTCTCCATCCCTATAGCACATAGAGCAGTATATCTCACTGACCGATCCATCCTTCTCAGTCCCTCCACCCTGCTTATCCTTGTCCATAGGGTATCCACAGCTCTGACAAAATTTTCTTCGTGGCATAGCATGCTCCTATACGTTTATTACTCATTATATCATGGGTCTGCAGTACCGTATGCTTTCCCTCCCCTGTTTCCTTTTCTGTAATAGTTGCTTCTATTGATACCAGAAACACTTGAGTATAGGGACTGTGTCGGTAAGAATATATCTATGTAGGCCGCTTACACTATCCGGCGATTCAAAGAGACATACGAGTGCCTAGGAGAAGACAAGTGAAAGCAATCGTTTATGAGAAAGTGAAATCATCGAAGGCATTGGTCCTTCGTGATGTTGCAAAACCAATTCCTGCCACCCGTGAAGTATTGGTACGCATTCATGCTGCATCGGTGAATGCGCTTGATTACCGTCCTATGCAGATGGGTGTCGGTATACCGAAGAGCCGGATATTCGGAGCTGATATCGTGGGTATGGTAGAAGCGGTGGGTAGAGATGCCACCACCTTCAAACCCGGTGATATGGTGGTCGGTGATATCTCGGGAGACGGATGTGGAGGCTTTGCAGAATATGTTGCTGTAGATGAGAAGGTGTTGGCCTTGAAGCCATCCGCGATTTCCGATGAACTCGCTGCCGCCCTTCCTGTAGCAGCAGTCACTGCCTTGCAGGCATTGCGTGACAAGGGAGAGGTCAAAGCGGGTATGAGTCTACTCATCTACGGAGCGGGAGGCGGCGTCGGCACCTATGCTGTTCAACTAGCAAGTTATTTAGGTGCTCAGGTGACTGCCGTCTGCAGTACCCGCAATACTGCACTTGTACGCAACCTGGGAGCAAGCGAGGTTATCGATTACACGAGTGAGGATATTACCACCAGCGGCCGTCTCTTC
It encodes the following:
- a CDS encoding NAD(P)-dependent alcohol dehydrogenase: MKAIVYEKVKSSKALVLRDVAKPIPATREVLVRIHAASVNALDYRPMQMGVGIPKSRIFGADIVGMVEAVGRDATTFKPGDMVVGDISGDGCGGFAEYVAVDEKVLALKPSAISDELAAALPVAAVTALQALRDKGEVKAGMSLLIYGAGGGVGTYAVQLASYLGAQVTAVCSTRNTALVRNLGASEVIDYTSEDITTSGRLFDRIIAINGYHRLSAYKHLLTPHGIFVMVGGSLKQIFTSLLFGSLMSVGSKKMRTLAAKPNREDLEFVLDLVASGKIHPVIDRCYPLEQTAEAMSYVSEGHAQGKVVITVTSQSGPM
- a CDS encoding zinc ribbon domain-containing protein; the protein is MPRRKFCQSCGYPMDKDKQGGGTEKDGSVSEIYCSMCYRDGEFLTPPEVTNAQQMQKYCMNEMKADGFNGLFAWLATRNIPKLERWNN